Genomic DNA from Veillonella criceti:
GCAAAAAATAAAGGGCTGCCATAGGCAACCCTCTATCTTTGTAATTAGCGTTTTTCGCGAATACGCGCAGCTTTACCAGTGAGATTACGTAAGTAGTACAATTTAGCACGACGAACAACACCACGACGCATAACTTCGATCTTAGCCAAACGTGGGCTGTGAAGCGGGAATGTACGTTCTACACCCACACCAGAAGCAATACGACGAACGGTGAAAGTTTCACGAACGCTACCACCTTGACGGTTGATAACCAAGCCTTCAAAAACCTGGATACGTTCACGGCTACCTTCGACAACCTTTACGTGTACACGAACGGTGTCACCAGCGCGGAATGCAGGAATGTCTGCACGAAGTTGTTCTTGCTCAAGTACGTTAATAATGTTCACTTTTATTTCCTCCTTATTGTAGACATTCTTACCCATACCTCATAGGCAGCGGACTATCTCAAATTAACGTTACTATTTTAGCACATACTATGCTCTAATAGCAAGCTTTATTTTCATTTTTTTATTTTAAAGCACTTACATTACCAATAACAGCCATCACTTCATAGGCCAAACGAAGAAGTTGTAAACGATTAGCCTTAACAGATTCATTATCAGCCATTACCATAACAGCTTCAAAGAAATTATTAATAGGTGGTACTAGTGTTTCTGGTAACGCCACTACTTTATCATAATCCTTAGCTTCTAATGCCGTTTGAGACGCTTCATACGCATTAATGGCCGCTTGGAATAACTCATTTTCTGCTTTATCTTCAAATAGAGTTTCATCAACGGCTGTATATGTTACCTCTTTTACCAAATTATACATACGAGTAAACGCTTGTACGAGTTCCACATTTTCATCAATACGATGATTCATAATCGCTGTTGCTAGCCCATCCGCTTTAGCTACCGTTACATCCTCATTCGATAAAACTAATTCAATTACATCATGTGGAATCTGGCGGTCTAAGTAAATATTTTTCAAACGAAGCAAGAAGAAATGAGCCAACTGGGCAACAATTTCATCATGTTTTGCGTCTGCTACGCCAAGTAATGTTAAATCTCGACGCCATACTGGCTCTAAAGATACATCAAGAGCACTTTCGCTAAGTGTGTTTAAAACACCAATCGTTTGACGACGGAGCGCAAATGGATCTTGTGAACCAGTTGGAATTAAACCGCGGCTAAAAGTAGCTACAATATTATCTACTTTATCAATAATACTCAAGACTTTACCAGCTGGCGTTTTAGGTAAAATATCCCCAGCAAAACGTGGCAAATATTGTTCAAAAATAGCGTCTGCTACTTCTGCCGATTCCCCATCAAGCAACGCATATTCTTTACCAATCACACCTTGTAATTCAGTAAATTCTGTTACCATGCCTGTTGTTAAGTCAGTCTTAGCTAACACCGTGGCTCTTTCCAATTCTACCATAGCATCTTCACCAAGGCCGCAAGCTTCACCAAACGCTTCACCAAGAGCTAACAAACGCTCTGTCTTATCCGCTAAATTACCAAGACCTTCTTGGAATACGATTTTCGTTAATCCTTCAGAGCGATCTGCCAAGGATTTTTTGCGATCTTCATTAAAGAAGAATTTAGCATCATCGAGACGAGCACGTAATACGCGTTCATTACCAGCAGCAACAACCTCAAGGCTCTTAGCATCCCCATTGCGAACAGTTAAAAACATAGGTAATAATTTACCGTCTTTAGATACTAATGGGAAATACCGTTGATGATCCTTCATTGGCGTAATGACAGCTGCATCCGGTAAATTCAAATAACTTTCATCAAAAGTACCACAAAGGGCTGTTGGATATTCGACTAAATATAAAACTTCTTCTAGTAAATCTTCATCCCATACAATGGTAGCTTCTTTACTAGCAGCAAGTTCCTTTAATTGTTTAGTGATCATATCGCGGCGCACATCTTGATCTACAATAACAAAGTTATCTTCTAAGTTTTTAATATAATCAACAGGATGCTGTACTAATACGCCTCGTTCACCTAAGAATCGATGACCACGACTAAAATTAGAAGAACGAACGCCTGCAAATTCTACAGGAATAACGGCTGTATCTAATAAAGCTAATATCCAACGGACCGGACGAATAAATTTATCATCTAAATTAGCCCAATGCATGGATTTAGGGAAACTTAAATCATGAATTAACTGTGGCAAAATTTCAGTAAAAATATCCATAGCTGCAACACCAGCAGTTTTATTTTCTGCATAGATATAGCCATCTTCTACAACTAAATCAGCTACATCAAGCCCTTTACCACGAGCAAAACCAATCGCTGCTTTAGTTGGATTTCCCTCACCATCAAAAGCAATCTTTGCTGATGGCCCTTTATGACGTTCACTAAGTTCAGCTGACATATCCGCTACACCATCAATCATCAAAGTCATACGACGAGGTGTCCCTAATGTTCGAAGGTTTTCATAGCTTAAATGATGTTCCGCTAATTTATTCTCTGCTAAAGTTTTAAGCTGGGCTAAAATACCTGGCATAGCGCCGGCAGGGATCTCTTCAGCGCCAATTTCAAATAATACATCTTTTGCCATATTACTTATCTCCTTTCAACAGAGGGAATCCTAATTCTTCACGTTTTGCTAAATATGCTTGCGCACAAATACGGGCTAAGTTACGTACACGACCAATAAAAGCAGTACGTTCACTAATACTAATTGCCCCACGAGAATCTAATAAATTAAACGTATGTGAACATTTTAAGACATAATCGTAAGCGGGTAAAATATAACCTTCACCAC
This window encodes:
- the rplS gene encoding 50S ribosomal protein L19, whose product is MGKNVYNKEEIKVNIINVLEQEQLRADIPAFRAGDTVRVHVKVVEGSRERIQVFEGLVINRQGGSVRETFTVRRIASGVGVERTFPLHSPRLAKIEVMRRGVVRRAKLYYLRNLTGKAARIREKR
- the glyS gene encoding glycine--tRNA ligase subunit beta, translated to MAKDVLFEIGAEEIPAGAMPGILAQLKTLAENKLAEHHLSYENLRTLGTPRRMTLMIDGVADMSAELSERHKGPSAKIAFDGEGNPTKAAIGFARGKGLDVADLVVEDGYIYAENKTAGVAAMDIFTEILPQLIHDLSFPKSMHWANLDDKFIRPVRWILALLDTAVIPVEFAGVRSSNFSRGHRFLGERGVLVQHPVDYIKNLEDNFVIVDQDVRRDMITKQLKELAASKEATIVWDEDLLEEVLYLVEYPTALCGTFDESYLNLPDAAVITPMKDHQRYFPLVSKDGKLLPMFLTVRNGDAKSLEVVAAGNERVLRARLDDAKFFFNEDRKKSLADRSEGLTKIVFQEGLGNLADKTERLLALGEAFGEACGLGEDAMVELERATVLAKTDLTTGMVTEFTELQGVIGKEYALLDGESAEVADAIFEQYLPRFAGDILPKTPAGKVLSIIDKVDNIVATFSRGLIPTGSQDPFALRRQTIGVLNTLSESALDVSLEPVWRRDLTLLGVADAKHDEIVAQLAHFFLLRLKNIYLDRQIPHDVIELVLSNEDVTVAKADGLATAIMNHRIDENVELVQAFTRMYNLVKEVTYTAVDETLFEDKAENELFQAAINAYEASQTALEAKDYDKVVALPETLVPPINNFFEAVMVMADNESVKANRLQLLRLAYEVMAVIGNVSALK